A genomic region of Trifolium pratense cultivar HEN17-A07 linkage group LG3, ARS_RC_1.1, whole genome shotgun sequence contains the following coding sequences:
- the LOC123917531 gene encoding 30S ribosomal protein 2, chloroplastic produces MASLLSQCNFISLTTYNNFKPKTTLPSSLVVGTSTTRRFRRYVTVSEQATANSAAVRKLYVGNIPRTVSNDELAQIVQEHGAVEKAEVMYDKYSGRSRRFAFVTMKTVEDANAAVEKLNGTEIGGREIKVNITEKPLTTGSVSLQAGESEFVDSPYKVYVGNLAKNVTSDSLKSFFEKGKALSAKISRVPGTTKSSGFGFVTFSSDEDVEAAISSFNDALLEGKKIRVNKA; encoded by the exons ATGGCTTCTCTACTCTCACAATGCAATTTCATTTCCTTAACAACTTACAACAACTTCAAACCCAAAACGACACTCCCTTCTTCCTTAGTAGTTGGAACTTCAACGACACGCCGTTTTAGAAGATACGTAACGGTTTCTGAACAAGCTACGGCGAATTCAGCTGCTGTTAGAAAGCTTTATGTTGGGAACATTCCTCGTACTGTTAGTAATGATGAACTTGCTCAGATTGTTCAAGAACATGGTGCTGTTGAGAAAGCTGag GTTATGTATGATAAATACTCTGGAAGGAGCCGTCGCTTTGCATTTGTTACAATGAAAACTGTTGAGGATGCAAATGCAGCAGTTGAGAAACTCAATGGCACT GAAATTGGAGGGCGTGAGATTAAAGTCAATATAACCGAAAAGCCTTTAACCACGGGAAGTGTGTCACTCCAGGCTGGGGAGTCTGAATTTGTTGATAGTCCCTACAAGGTATATGTGGGAAATCTTGCTAAGAATGTAACATCTGATAGCCTTAAAAGTTTCTTTGAGAAAGGAAAAGCTCTTAGTGCCAAGATTTCACGGGTTCCTGGGACCACAAAATCCAGCGGTTTCGGTTTTGTCACATTTTCATCAGATGAGGATGTAGAAGCTGCTATCTCATCTTTCAACGATGCT TTGTTAGAAGGTAAAAAAATCCGTGTGAATAAGGCGTAG
- the LOC123915311 gene encoding F-box/LRR-repeat protein At4g14096-like, translating into MKKGDQDEEDRLSDLPDSVIVHILSFLNTKQAHQTLILSTRWKNIAKQLPILRLRSSDFKSLMTFGNLMSHSPKRFGNLVYQVLSLRDHSTILHTLDLLEFNDFIEPDSLKSIVEYAVSHDIQLLRTSITCDLQQFQPCLFSSQTLTSLDLCVHGDIIIHSKILFPNSLNMPALTTLTLRSFYFSAGDDGCAEPFSAFSKLSTLMIQDCKLLDTESLCISSTTLVNLTVDECEYYRHSYKCKLSTPSLCNLNYIGTLNQKLYCSDLRSLKHVYIDVNYEYSGSLEPDYPFVLNLLLELANIESLTVSSDTLQVLCRVPDLLKVKLTSLYNLESLRVILKSSSTPLYMDHGSIKIYLNPERVWYYLLQNSPLANVDFGRALPFIYSPLHLFYTTRPSSSFLNSNWEKDTNIVQSLHNLTIQLKKWNKDIFGDIFKRKKEILDRLNGIQNSSNYGHSIFLENLEKELQDQLVVTLYQEECFWFQKSRSQWINDGDRNTKYYHSKTIVRRRRNKIISLRKEDRTWVDEPESLKDLVREFYINLFKEDKEVRDPIISWTTYPSNMEEHQNVLNAIIQFDECKKALFDMGPLKSPGEDGYPALFFQQNWDIIADSLFQYVN; encoded by the exons ATGAAGAAGGGAGACCAAGATGAAGAAGACAGACTCAGTGATTTACCCGATTCCGTTATCGTTCACATTCTCTCCTTTTTGAACACCAAACAAGCTCATCAAACATTAATACTCTCCACAAGATGGAAGAATATCGCAAAGCAACTTCCAATCCTTAGATTAAGATCCTCAGACTTCAAATCTCTCATGACTTTTGGTAATTTAATGTCTCATTCTCCAAAAAGGTTTGGTAATTTAGTCTATCAAGTTTTGTCTCTTCGTGATCATTCAACTATACTCCACACTCTTGATTTATTGGAATTCAATGATTTCATTGAGCCTGACTCACTCAAAAGTATTGTAGAATATGCTGTTTCTCATGATATTCAGCTATTACGAACTTCCattacttgtgatcttcaacaATTTCAGCCTTGCTTATTTTCATCTCAAACTTTAACTTCTCTTGACCTTTGTGTTCATGGTGATATTATTATACATAGTAAGATATTATTTCCAAATTCTCTAAATATGCCTGCTTTAACTACATTGACTTTAAGATCCTTCTACTTTTCTGCCGGTGATGATGGTTGTGCTGAACCCTTCTCGGCTTTCAGCAAGTTGAGTACTTTGATGATTCAAGATTGTAAACTTCTGGATACAGAAAGTCTTTGTATATCAAGTACCACACTTGTCAATTTAACTGTGGATGAATGTGAATATTATCGTCATAGTTACAAATGCAAGTTATCTACTCCGAGTCTTTGCAACTTGAATTATATTGGTACTTTAAATCAAAAACTATATTGTAGCGATCTTCGTTCTCTTAAACACGTGTACATTGATGTAAACTACGAATACAGTGGATCACTTGAACCGGATTATCCATTCGTACTCAACTTGCTTTTAGAGCTTGCTAATATCGAATCATTGACAGTGTCTTCTGATACTCTTCAG GTTCTCTGCCGTGTTCCTGATTTATTGAAGGTTAAACTTACTTCCTTGTATAACTTGGAGTCACTACGAGTAATACTGAAATCGTCTTCAACTCCATTATACATGGACCACGGGTCtatcaaaatttatttgaaccCGGAAAGAGTATGGTACTATTTGCTTCAAAACTCGCCGTTAGCAAATGTTGACTTC GGCAGAGCCCTGCCATTCATCTATTCTCCTCTTCATCTATTCTATACTACTAGACCCTCTTCATCTTTTCTGAATTCCAACTGGGAGAAGGACACAAATATCGTTCAAAGTCTTCACAATCTTACAATTCAACTCAAAAAGTGGAATAAAGATATCTTTGGGGACATATTTAAAAGAAAGAAGGAGATTTTAGATAGACTTAATGGTATCCAAAATAGCTCTAACTACGGACATAGCATATTTCTTGAGAATTTGGAAAAAGAGTTACAAGATCAACTTGTTGTCACCCTTTATCAGGAAGAGTGCTTCTGGTTTCAAAAATCTAGGAGTCAATGGATTAATGATGGAGACCGAAATACAAAGTATTATCATTCTAAAACCATTGTTAGAAGGAGACGCAACAAAATCATTTCTTTGCGCAAAGAGGATAGAACATGGGTGGATGAACCAGAAAGCCTTAAAGACTTGGTACGAGAATTCTATATCAATCTTTTTAAAGAAGATAAAGAAGTTCGTGATCCGATTATTTCTTGGACTACCTACCCAAGTAACATGGAAGAACATCAAAATGTTTTAAATGCTATAATCCAGTTTGATGAATGCAAGAAAGCCCTTTTTGATATGGGGCCTCTGAAATCACCTGGGGAAGATGGATATCCTGCTCTCTTTTTTCAACAAAATTGGGACATTATTGCTGACTCTCTTTTTCAATATGTTAACTAG
- the LOC123917532 gene encoding FT-interacting protein 3-like, whose protein sequence is MANQNQNQNNNQKKQREDFSLKETTPNINAGRVISGDRLPTSFDLVEQMQFLFARVVRAKDLPGTGNSNTCNPFVEVKLGSFIGTTKVFEKTSNPEWNQVFAFSKERIHEQVLQIIVKEKDAGAFIGHVTFTISDIPMRVPPDSPLAPQWYKLEGQNGAKLDQGELMVSVWMGTQADEGFPDAWHTDATSTSVENIAYTSSKVYISPRLWYLRVNVIQAQDLLLKNKTGNNEIFIQGVIGNLALRSRPMKINPNPIWNEDLMFVVAEPFDDSLLLSIEQGQGNSNKHESLGSCVIHLKDVERRIGATPTASVWYNLEKPKELEGGEEVKFSTRLNFRISLDGGYHVLDEATHYSSDLRPSSKYLNKPSIGVLELGILNAVGLSPMKKDRTDAYCVAKYGPKWVRTRTIADSFSPRWNEQYTWEVYDPCTVITIVVFDNGHLHGGANAGGGKNADVGVDKRIGKVRIRLSTLESDRIYTHFYPLINLHTQGARKMGEIQLAVRFSCPSLLNVLQTYAQPLLPKMHYVCPLSMFQLDSLRNQAAVITIMRFKRAEPPLSKEVVEFMLDIGANVWSMRRGRAQFYRIASLLSGLVSLVKRFEEIRSWKNTAITIGVYIIFLFILFKPGVILLATFSFLLLKGMWQYRISGANLQKRYDRLRGISGRLLAVMGDLATQGERVESLISWRDPRATVLFLIFCFIAVIVTYFVSVRFLIFISVTYVLRPPRCRFDLPAFPQNFLRRMPAKSDSML, encoded by the exons ATGGCcaaccaaaaccaaaatcaaaataacaatCAAAAGAAGCAAAGAGAAGATTTTTCTCTAAAGGAGACAACACCAAACATCAATGCTGGAAGAGTGATAAGTGGTGATAGGCTTCCAACATCATTTGATCTTGTTGAACAAATGCAGTTTCTTTTTGCAAGGGTAGTGAGGGCCAAAGACTTACCGGGAACCGGTAATTCCAATACTTGCAACCCTTTCGTGGAAGTGAAGCTTGGAAGTTTTATTGGTACAACAAAGGTCTTTGAGAAAACTTCAAATCCTGAATGGAACCAAGTTTTTGCTTTTTCTAAAGAGAGGATTCATGAACAAGTTTTGCAGATTATTGTGAAGGAAAAAGATGCTGGTGCGTTCATCGGTCATGTGACATTCACAATTTCTGATATTCCTATGAGGGTTCCTCCTGATAGTCCTTTAGCACCACAATGGTATAAGCTTGAGGGTCAAAATGGTGCAAAGCTTGATCAAGGAGAGCTAATGGTGTCTGTTTGGATGGGAACTCAAGCCGATGAAGGTTTTCCTGATGCTTGGCATACAGATGCAACATCTACTAGTGTTGAAAACATCGCGTACACTAGTTCAAAAGTGTATATTTCTCCCCGACTTTGGTATCTTAGAGTTAATGTGATTCAAGCACAAGATTTGTTGCTCAAAAACAAAACTGGCAACAATGAAATCTTTATCCAAGGTGTTATAGGGAACTTGGCTTTGAGAAGCCGTCCGATGAAGATTAATCCAAACCCTATATGGAATGAGGATTTGATGTTTGTTGTAGCAGAACCTTTTGATGACTCCTTGCTTTTGAGCATTGAGCAAGGTCAAGGAAACTCCAACAAGCATGAAAGTTTGGGAAGTTGTGTGATTCATCTTAAAGACGTGGAGAGAAGAATAGGTGCAACTCCAACAGCTAGTGTTTGGTACAATCTTGAAAAGCCTAAAGAACTTGAAGGCGGAGAGGAGGTTAAATTTAGTACTCGATTGAATTTCCGAATCTCTTTAGATGGAGGGTATCATGTTCTTGATGAGGCAACTCACTATAGTAGTGATCTAAGGCCGTCGTCAAAGTATCTGAACAAACCAAGTATCGGTGTTTTGGAATTGGGAATCTTGAACGCTGTGGGACTATCTCCGATGAAGAAGGATCGAACTGACGCGTATTGTGTTGCTAAGTATGGTCCTAAATGGGTGAGAACAAGGACTATTGCTGATAGTTTTTCACCGAGGTGGAATGAGCAATATACTTGGGAAGTTTATGATCCTTGCACAGTTATCACAATTGTGGTGTTTGATAACGGACACTTACATGGAGGAGCTAATGCTGGAGGAGGGAAAAATGCTGATGTAGGTGTTGATAAGAGAATCGGTAAGGTAAGGATTCGGCTTTCAACACTTGAAAGTGATAGAATCTATACTCATTTTTATCCACTTATAAATTTGCATACTCAAGGAGCAAGGAAAATGGGAGAAATTCAATTGGCAGTGAGATTTTCTTGTCCTTCTTTGTTGAATGTTTTGCAAACCTATGCTCAACCTTTGCTCCCAAAAATGCACTATGTGTGTCCGTTGTCGATGTTTCAGCTCGATAGTTTGCGAAACCAAGCTGCTGTGATCACTATAATGAGATTCAAAAGAGCCGAACCGCCTCTGAGTAAAGAGGTTGTTGAGTTCATGCTAGATATAGGGGCAAATGTGTGGAGCATGAGGAGAGGAAGAGCTCAGTTTTACAGAATCGCTAGTCTTCTCAGCGGTTTAGTTTCGCTTGTTAAACGATTCGAGGAGATTCGCAGTTGGAAGAATACAGCTATAACCATAGGTGTTTATATCATCTTTCTCTTTATCCTTTTCAAGCCAGGAGTTATTTTGCTGGCAACGTTTTCCTTCTTACTGTTGAAGGGGATGTGGCAGTACCGAATAAG TGGCGCTAATCTTCAGAAAAGGTATGATAGATTGAGAGGAATTTCAGGGAGATTGCTTGCTGTGATGGGGGATTTGGCAACTCAAGGAGAGAGGGTGGAGTCTCTTATCAGCTGGAGGGATCCAAGAGCAACAGTTTTGTTCCTGATTTTCTGTTTCATTGCTGTCATTGTGACTTATTTCGTTTCTGTTCGCTTTTTAATCTTCATTTCGGTAACTTATGTGTTAAGACCTCCAAGGTGTCGCTTCGATTTGCCTGCATTTCCACAAAACTTCCTCAGAAGGATGCCTGCAAAATCAGATAGCATGTTATGA
- the LOC123917533 gene encoding FT-interacting protein 1-like yields MISIKRRPRGNNPVTMNSINPQVQQVHSNSHDEEDYNLRDTNPQLGERWPNGGNYNGRGWMSGGERSTSTYDLVEQMFYLYVRVVKAKNLSLNTLTSTCDPYVEVRLGNYKGRTKHIDKRSNPEWNQVYAFSKDQIQSSVLEVIVKDKEMVGRDDYIGRVVFDLNEVPTRVPPDSPLAPQWYRLEDRRGEGRVKGDIMLAVWNGTQADEAFSDAWHSDAATVYGEGVFNIRSKVYVSPKLWYLRVNVIEAQDVISNDRNRVPEVFIKAQMGSQVLRTKVCPTRSTTTIWNEDLVFVAAEPFEEQLTITVEDRVHGSKDEVLGKIMLPLTLFDKRLDHRPVHSRWFNLEKYGFGMMEGDRRNEVKFSSRIHMRICLEGGYHVLDESTLYASDHRPTARQLWKQPIGMLEVGILGAQKLLPMKMNNSRGSTDSYCVAKYGQKWIRTRTILDTFSPKWNEQYTWEVYDPCTVITLGVFDNCHLGGGGEKGPSGSSNPARDSRIGKVRIRLSTLEANRIYTNSYPLLVLHQHGVKKTGELQLAIRFTTLSLANMVYIYGQPLLPKMHYLSPFTVNQVENLRYQAMNIVAMRLGRAEPPLRKEVVEYMLDVDSHMWSMRRSKANFFRIMSLFSSVITMGKWFNQVCNWKNPVTSVLVHVLFLILILYPELILPTLFLYMFLIGLWNYRFRPKNPTHMDTKLSWAEGVNPDELDEEFDTFPSSKPHDVVRMRYDRLRSVAGRIQTVVGDIATQGERFRSLLSWRDTRATSLFIVFSLCSAVILYATPPKVVALATGLYFLRHPKFRSKMPSVPSNFFKRLPAQTDSML; encoded by the exons ATGATTTCAATTAAGAGAAGACCAAGAGGTAATAATCCAGTTACAATGAACTCAATCAACCCTCAAGTTCAACAAGTTCATTCTAATAGCCATGATGAAGAGGACTATAATCTGAGAGACACAAATCCGCAACTCGGAGAACGGTGGCCTAATGGTGGAAATTATAATGGAAGAGGATGGATGAGTGGTGGTGAAAGATCAACAAGCACATATGACCTTGTTGAGCAGATGTTTTATCTTTATGTTCGTGTCGTGAAAGCGAAGAATCTCTCCCTAAATACACTCACCTCAACATGTGATCCTTATGTTGAAGTGAGGTTAGGGAACTATAAAGGAAGAACAAAGCATATCGATAAGAGATCGAATCCGGAATGGAACCAAGTCTATGCTTTCTCCAAAGACCAGATTCAATCTTCTGTTTTAGAAGTGATTGTGAAAGATAAAGAAATGGTTGGTAGAGATGATTACATTGGAAGAGTTGTTTTTGATCTCAATGAGGTTCCAACTAGAGTTCCACCAGATAGTCCATTGGCTCCTCAATGGTATAGACTTGAAGACAGAAGAGGGGAAGGAAGGGTTAAAGGCGATATTATGCTCGCGGTTTGGAATGGAACACAAGCCGATGAAGCTTTTTCAGATGCTTGGCATTCTGATGCTGCAACTGTTTATGGAGAAGGTGTTTTCAATATCAGATCAAAGGTTTATGTGTCACCGAAACTATGGTATCTAAGGGTTAATGTCATTGAAGCACAAGATGTGATATCTAATGACAGAAACCGCGTGCCGGAAGTTTTTATCAAAGCTCAGATGGGAAGCCAAGTACTGAGGACTAAG GTATGTCCAACTAGATCTACTACAACAATTTGGAATGAAGATTTAGTTTTTGTGGCAGCTGAACCGTTTGAGGAGCAATTGACGATTACGGTGGAGGATCGCGTGCACGGTTCAAAAGATGAGGTGCTTGGAAAGATAATGTTACCATTGACACTCTTCGATAAGCGTCTAGACCATAGGCCGGTTCATTCTCGATGGTTCAATCTTGAGAAATACGGTTTTGGAATGATGGAAGGTGATAGAAGGAATGAGGTTAAATTTTCAAGTAGGATTCACATGAGAATTTGCCTTGAAGGTGGATACCATGTCTTAGATGAATCAACTTTGTATGCTAGTGATCATAGACCAACCGCTAGACAGCTTTGGAAGCAACCTATTGGAATGCTTGAAGTAGGGATCTTAGGAGCACAAAagcttctaccaatgaagatgaacaataGCCGTGGAAGCACCGATTCGTATTGTGTAGCCAAGTATGGTCAGAAATGGATCAGAACTAGAACGATTCTCGACACTTTTAGTCCTAAATGGAATGAACAATACACTTGGGAGGTTTATGATCCTTGCACAGTTATAACACTAGGAGTTTTTGATAATTGCCATTTAGGTGGAGGAGGAGAAAAAGGCCCTAGTGGTAGTAGCAATCCAGCTAGGGATTCAAGAATTGGAAAGGTAAGGATTAGGCTCTCAACACTTGAAGCTAATAGGATTTACACAAACTCATATCCACTTCTTGTTTTGCATCAACACGGTGTTAAAAAAACGGGCGAGCTTCAACTAGCAATAAGGTTCACTACTCTCTCACTGGCTAACATGGTTTATATTTATGGACAACCTTTGCTTCCAAAGATGCATTATTTAAGTCCTTTCACAGTTAATCAAGTTGAAAATTTAAGGTACCAAGCGATGAATATTGTAGCTATGAGGCTTGGTAGAGCCGAACCTCCTCTCAGAAAGGAAGTAGTTGAGTACATGTTGGATGTTGATTCTCATATGTGGAGTATGAGAAGAAGCAAAGCTAACTTCTTTCGCATCATGTCACTTTTCTCTAGTGTGATCACAATGGGGAAATGGTTCAACCAAGTTTGCAATTGGAAGAATCCGGTCACATCGGTTCTAGTTCACGTTCTGTTTCTGATATTGATTTTGTatccagaattgattttgcCAACATTGTTCCTCTACATGTTCTTAATTGGTTTGTGGAATTATCGGTTTCGTCCAAAAAATCCAACTCACATGGATACTAAACTCTCATGGGCTGAAGGAGTTAATCCAGATGAACTTGACGAAGAGTTTGATACATTTCCAAGTTCTAAACCTCATGATGTTGTGAGAATGAGGTATGATAGACTTAGAAGTGTCGCGGGAAGAATTCAAACTGTTGTTGGAGACATAGCTACACAAGGAGAGAGGTTTCGTTCTTTACTGAGTTGGAGAGATACAAGAGCAACTAGTCTCTTTATAGTTTTCAGCTTGTGTTCAGCAGTGATTCTCTATGCGACACCGCCAAAAGTGGTGGCTTTGGCTACTGGTTTGTACTTTTTGAGGCATCCGAAGTTTCGGAGCAAAATGCCTTCTGTGCCAAGCAATTTCTTCAAGAGGCTACCGGCTCAAACAGATAGCATGCTGTGA